The sequence below is a genomic window from Deltaproteobacteria bacterium.
CCTTGTTGGAGTGGACGCAAGGTCACCGCAGTTCCGTCCTTGAGGACGATGTCTTTGGGGTATTCGTCGAGCATAGACCTCCTCGATCACAGCAATTTCCGCTCGTGCGCTGCCTGTTCTAATGACTCGCGAAAGCGAGGATGGGCGATATCGATCAAAGCGCGTGCGCGTTGGCGCAGTGTCCTGCCATACAGTTGCGCGACGCCGAACTCGGTGACTACATAGTGCACATCGCCGCGGGTGGTCACGACGCCAGCACCTGGTTTCAGGATTGGCACAATTCGTGACACCGTGTCACGTTGAGCTGCTGCCGGCAAGGCAATGATTGGCTTTCCGCCACGCGACCGTGCCGCACCGCGGATAAAGTCGAGCTGGCCACCAAACCCGGAATAAATCGCTGTCCCAATAGAATCGGCGCATACCTGACCCGTCAGGTCGACTTCGATTGCCGAGTTGATCGCAACCAGGTTGTCGTTCTGCGCAATAACGAATGGATCATTGGTGTATGATGAGGGATGGAGTTCAAACGCAGGGTTGTTCTCGACATAGCGATTCAACGCGTGCGAGCCAAGCACGAGGGTGGCAACGGCTTTACCATGATGGATGGTCTTTTTCTCACCGGTAATGATGCCGGCCTCCATCGCTTGCATCACACCGTCGGAAATCATTTCCGTATGGATACCGAGGTCACGCTTGCCTTTGAGGCTGGCCAGCACGGCATCGGGGATTGTGCCAATGCCCAATTGCAGCGTTGCGCCGTCGGGAATGAGTCCCGCAATGTGGGTGCCGATGCGTTGTTCAACCTCGCCGAAGGTCCCGCACGAGAACTCCGGCAGGGGCTCGCTGCATTCTACGACTGCGTCAACGTGTGAGACATGGAGAAACGCATCCCCTAAGACGCGTGGCATCTCATCGTTCACTTGTACGATCACTATCCGTGCTGCGTCAGCCGCCGCTTTCGAGGTAAGCACTTCCACGCCCAGGCTCATGAACCCATGCTCATCGGGCGGTGAGACATGAAGTAAGGTGACATCTGGTTGCAGGTGACCCGAGGAGAAGAGTCCCGGAATCTCGGAAAGGAAGATGGGAGTGTAGTCCGCTTTGCCAGCGTTGACTGCTTGGCGATCGCCGGGGCCGACAAACAAAGCGTTATGGTGAAAATGTTCATCGAGTCCAGGCGCTGCGAATTCCTCTCCCATGAGCAGAAGGTGGACGAGTTGGATCCGTTCGAGTTCGTGTTTGCGATCGATCAGTGCGCGGAACAACAAGCGAGGGGTGGCAACGTTGCCTCTGGTAAACACCTGATCTCCGCTCTTAATCAGTCGTACCGCTTCGCGGGCGGTGACACACTTCTTTTGGTATTCTTCCTGCCAGGACACTGTTCACTCCTCGTGAGGTCTCAACAGCGCTAGCGTCCCCACCAGTCGCAACTTAAGGAAAAATCCTTGTGTTTGAGGTGGAGCGCAGCGCGTATGGGTTCCTTCTCCCCCCGGGAGAAGGTCAGGATGAGGGTCCCAAGAGACAAAAACCGCTATTGTTTATCCCCTCACCCTAGCCCTCTCCCTGAGGGAGAGGGAATTATGCTGCTGCTAACGGCTTAAGTTGTGACTGATGTAGCGGCCCGCGCCGGTCATGTCGTGGCACGTTCTGCTCCCCGCACCGTGAGCACAGGGCACGGTGCGCGCCGGACAATCGCCTCTGCCACGCTTCCCATGAAAAAGCGTTGAGTGCCGGTGCGACCATGCGTCCCGATCACGATCAGATCGGGCTTGAGTTTCTCCGTCCACGCCAACAGGCCTTCGATCGCATCGCCCTCAGCAAAGTGAATCCGTACCGTGGCGTCCTCACCGTCGGCCACAGAGCCGATAATCGTCTTGATGTGACGGCGTGCGTTACTCCAGATACGCTTGAGACTTTCGGGCGGGTGGAGACCACGTTCATACAGAGGATCCAGGACATGAGGGACAGGAACGACGTGACCGACGTGCAGCACTGCCTCGCTGACCAGAGCAAGGCGCACGGCATAGGATAACGCCGCATCGGCTGGTGCGGAAAAATCCGTTGGAACCAAAATACGCTGCCACAATGGTGACTCGTTTTTCTGCGTGGCTGTCATTGCCATAGTTCGTGAGACCTCGTGTGATTATCAATAACTTATGACCTGCATAGCACAAGCAATGCCGCGTCTGTACTGCACTGCTGCCGGAGAAGCTCCTGTTTTTTTCTCAATTCTGCGAAACCTGCCTGCGTGTTTTGCAGAAATAGGAATCGTACATTCTTGGCGGGCTGCTCAATTGCTGGCAGAATACACCGACACATATGCGTGACAACACCAAAGGGGAGTCTCTTATGCAAAACGGAGTTCTTTCTGGGCTACGAGTGATCGATTGCGGGACCTATGTTGCCGGACCCGCATCCGCAACAATCAT
It includes:
- a CDS encoding acetyl-CoA hydrolase/transferase family protein, yielding MSWQEEYQKKCVTAREAVRLIKSGDQVFTRGNVATPRLLFRALIDRKHELERIQLVHLLLMGEEFAAPGLDEHFHHNALFVGPGDRQAVNAGKADYTPIFLSEIPGLFSSGHLQPDVTLLHVSPPDEHGFMSLGVEVLTSKAAADAARIVIVQVNDEMPRVLGDAFLHVSHVDAVVECSEPLPEFSCGTFGEVEQRIGTHIAGLIPDGATLQLGIGTIPDAVLASLKGKRDLGIHTEMISDGVMQAMEAGIITGEKKTIHHGKAVATLVLGSHALNRYVENNPAFELHPSSYTNDPFVIAQNDNLVAINSAIEVDLTGQVCADSIGTAIYSGFGGQLDFIRGAARSRGGKPIIALPAAAQRDTVSRIVPILKPGAGVVTTRGDVHYVVTEFGVAQLYGRTLRQRARALIDIAHPRFRESLEQAAHERKLL
- a CDS encoding universal stress protein — translated: MAMTATQKNESPLWQRILVPTDFSAPADAALSYAVRLALVSEAVLHVGHVVPVPHVLDPLYERGLHPPESLKRIWSNARRHIKTIIGSVADGEDATVRIHFAEGDAIEGLLAWTEKLKPDLIVIGTHGRTGTQRFFMGSVAEAIVRRAPCPVLTVRGAERATT